The following are encoded together in the Tatumella ptyseos genome:
- the aspS gene encoding aspartate--tRNA ligase produces the protein MRTLYCGQLNVSHIGQQVTLSGWVNRRRDLGSLIFIDMRDREGIVQVFFDPDEQKVFERASELRNEFCIQVVGKVRARDERNKNADMATGEVEVYATELTIINRSEPLPLDSNHVNSEEARLKYRYLDLRRPEVASRFKTRAKITAFVRRFMEENEFLDIETPMLTKATPEGARDYLVPSRVHKGEFYALPQSPQLFKQLLMVSGFDRYYQIVKCFRDEDLRADRQPEFTQIDVETSFMTAPQVREVMERLIRQLWIAIKGVDLGEFPQMTWAEAMRRFGSDKPDLRNPMELVDVADLLAQVEFQVFSGPANDAKGRVAVLRVPGGAQLTRKQIDDYTKFVGLYGAKGMAWMKVNQRDAGLEGIQSPVAKFLTAEIIEQLLERTAAESGDILLFGADQANVVADAMGALRLKIGRDLALTDENRWAPLWVVDFPMFEQDDEGRLAAMHHPFTAPRELTPEELSQAPSDAIANAYDMVINGYEVGGGSVRIYTGAMQQAVFSILGISADEQQEKFGFLLDALKYGAPPHAGLAFGLDRLTMLLTGTDNIRDVIAFPKTTAAACLMTDAPSEANPNALQELALQVVKKAKTESA, from the coding sequence ATGCGTACACTTTATTGCGGACAACTTAATGTGTCCCACATCGGTCAACAAGTGACTCTCAGCGGTTGGGTGAATCGTCGTCGCGACCTCGGGAGCTTAATTTTCATCGATATGCGTGATCGCGAAGGGATTGTACAAGTCTTTTTTGATCCGGATGAGCAAAAGGTGTTTGAGCGCGCGTCAGAATTACGTAATGAATTCTGCATTCAAGTCGTTGGAAAAGTACGAGCGCGTGATGAGCGTAATAAAAACGCTGACATGGCAACGGGTGAAGTAGAAGTTTATGCCACCGAGCTCACCATTATTAACCGTTCAGAACCTCTGCCTCTGGATAGTAATCATGTCAACAGCGAAGAAGCTCGGCTTAAATACCGCTATTTAGATTTGCGTCGCCCTGAAGTAGCCTCGCGCTTCAAAACTCGTGCGAAGATCACGGCTTTTGTTCGTCGTTTTATGGAAGAGAATGAGTTTCTGGATATTGAAACGCCAATGCTCACTAAAGCGACGCCAGAAGGTGCGCGTGATTATTTAGTGCCTAGCCGCGTTCATAAAGGTGAATTTTATGCGTTACCGCAATCACCTCAGCTATTTAAACAGCTACTCATGGTCTCTGGCTTTGACCGCTACTATCAAATTGTAAAATGCTTCCGTGATGAAGATTTACGTGCAGATCGTCAGCCTGAATTCACGCAGATCGATGTTGAAACCTCTTTCATGACGGCGCCACAAGTGCGAGAAGTTATGGAGCGTCTTATTCGTCAACTTTGGATCGCTATTAAAGGGGTCGATCTGGGCGAATTCCCGCAAATGACGTGGGCAGAGGCGATGCGTCGTTTCGGTTCGGATAAACCTGACCTACGTAACCCGATGGAATTGGTGGACGTTGCCGATTTATTGGCACAGGTTGAGTTCCAAGTCTTCTCCGGTCCAGCCAACGATGCGAAAGGGCGGGTGGCAGTCTTACGTGTACCGGGTGGTGCGCAATTAACGCGTAAACAGATCGACGATTATACCAAATTCGTTGGCCTCTACGGTGCGAAGGGCATGGCATGGATGAAAGTCAACCAACGTGATGCTGGCCTTGAAGGTATTCAAAGTCCTGTTGCTAAATTCCTGACTGCTGAGATTATTGAGCAGCTGCTTGAGCGAACCGCAGCAGAATCAGGAGATATTCTGTTATTTGGTGCTGATCAAGCGAATGTCGTGGCAGATGCGATGGGGGCATTACGTCTCAAAATCGGTCGCGATTTAGCCTTGACTGATGAAAATCGTTGGGCTCCGCTTTGGGTGGTGGATTTCCCAATGTTTGAACAAGATGATGAAGGGCGTTTAGCCGCCATGCATCATCCGTTCACGGCGCCACGCGAGTTAACGCCAGAAGAACTGAGTCAAGCGCCAAGTGATGCAATTGCCAATGCCTATGACATGGTCATTAATGGTTATGAAGTGGGTGGTGGATCGGTTCGTATCTATACTGGTGCCATGCAACAAGCAGTATTCAGTATTCTGGGAATCAGTGCCGATGAGCAACAAGAGAAGTTCGGTTTCTTACTGGATGCACTTAAATATGGCGCGCCACCGCACGCTGGATTAGCCTTTGGCTTAGACCGTTTGACCATGCTATTAACGGGTACGGACAATATTCGTGACGTAATAGCCTTCCCGAAAACAACTGCTGCGGCCTGTTTGATGACGGATGCACCGAGCGAAGCTAACCCGAATGCGTTACAAGAGTTGGCATTACAGGTAGTGAAAAAAGCTAAAACTGAGTCAGCGTAA
- the cmoA gene encoding carboxy-S-adenosyl-L-methionine synthase CmoA, translated as MSHRDSLFSAPIDKLGDWTFDERVAEVFPDMIQRSVPGYSNIISMIGMLAGRYVTENSRVYDLGCSLGAATLSVRRNITASGCEIIAVDNSPAMVERCRRHIDAFRAQTPVQVIEADIQNIEIDNASLVVLNFTLQFIPPEDRQTLLAKIWQGLRPGGALVLSEKFSFADQAMGELLFDMHLDFKRANGYSELEISQKRSMLENVMLTDSVSTHQQRLRAVGFQHAELWFQCFNFGSLVAIK; from the coding sequence ATGTCCCACCGCGATAGTTTATTTTCCGCGCCAATTGATAAATTAGGCGATTGGACTTTTGATGAACGAGTAGCTGAAGTCTTCCCCGATATGATCCAGCGCTCTGTGCCAGGTTACTCGAATATTATCTCTATGATTGGGATGTTGGCGGGGCGTTATGTCACGGAAAATAGCCGCGTCTACGACCTCGGATGTTCACTTGGAGCGGCCACCTTATCGGTACGTCGTAATATCACGGCTTCCGGTTGTGAGATCATTGCCGTTGATAACTCCCCTGCCATGGTTGAGCGCTGTCGTCGCCATATTGACGCCTTTCGTGCGCAAACACCGGTACAGGTTATTGAGGCGGATATCCAAAATATCGAGATCGATAACGCTTCACTAGTGGTGCTGAATTTCACCCTGCAATTCATTCCACCTGAAGACCGTCAAACTTTACTAGCGAAAATCTGGCAGGGTTTACGTCCTGGCGGCGCCTTAGTGCTCTCTGAAAAATTCAGTTTTGCCGACCAAGCGATGGGTGAGTTACTGTTCGATATGCATCTAGATTTCAAACGCGCTAACGGTTATAGCGAGCTTGAAATCAGCCAAAAGCGCAGTATGCTCGAAAATGTCATGCTTACCGATAGCGTAAGCACCCATCAACAACGATTACGGGCTGTTGGTTTTCAACATGCTGAGCTGTGGTTTCAATGTTTTAATTTCGGATCCTTAGTGGCCATCAAATGA
- the cmoB gene encoding tRNA 5-methoxyuridine(34)/uridine 5-oxyacetic acid(34) synthase CmoB, protein MIDFGNFYQQIATGPLASWLEVIPAQLAQWQRENLHGHFRQWHKAIQYLPALTPASLNLVDQVHAEHPDLTPRQRQGIESLLRQLMPWRKGPYHLYGTHIDTEWRSDWKWDRVLPHISPLNDRLILDVGCGSGYHMWRMIGQGAKMVVGIDPMQLFLCQFEAVRKLLGNSQQAHLLPLGIEQLPTSEAFDTVFSMGVLYHRRSPLDHLLQLKNQLVNGGELVLETLVTEGDEHQVLVPGERYAQMRNVYFLPSALALKSWLEKTGFVDVRIVDQAVTPVSEQRRTSWMTSESLAEFLDPNDSHKTVEGYHAPLRAVLIARKPGEVV, encoded by the coding sequence ATGATAGATTTTGGAAATTTTTACCAGCAGATTGCAACGGGTCCCCTCGCCTCATGGCTAGAGGTTATCCCTGCCCAGCTTGCCCAGTGGCAGCGCGAGAACTTACATGGTCACTTTCGTCAGTGGCACAAAGCGATCCAGTACTTACCGGCCCTTACGCCTGCTTCGCTGAACTTGGTCGACCAAGTTCATGCTGAACATCCGGACCTCACACCACGTCAACGTCAGGGAATCGAGTCGTTACTGCGTCAGCTAATGCCATGGCGTAAGGGCCCTTATCATCTTTACGGCACGCATATCGATACCGAATGGCGGTCTGATTGGAAATGGGATCGCGTATTACCCCATATCAGTCCACTTAACGATCGTCTCATTCTTGATGTCGGTTGTGGTAGCGGTTATCACATGTGGCGAATGATCGGCCAAGGTGCCAAGATGGTCGTCGGGATCGATCCGATGCAACTTTTCTTGTGCCAGTTTGAAGCGGTACGTAAGTTGCTGGGTAATTCACAACAAGCTCATCTTTTACCACTCGGTATTGAGCAGCTGCCGACAAGTGAAGCCTTCGATACCGTGTTTTCAATGGGTGTGCTCTACCATCGCCGTTCCCCCTTAGACCATTTGCTACAGTTAAAAAATCAGTTGGTCAATGGTGGCGAGCTCGTTTTAGAAACGTTAGTGACTGAAGGGGATGAACACCAAGTCTTGGTACCCGGTGAACGTTATGCCCAAATGCGAAATGTGTATTTCCTCCCTTCTGCCCTCGCCCTGAAAAGTTGGTTAGAGAAAACCGGCTTCGTTGACGTGCGTATCGTTGATCAAGCCGTCACACCGGTAAGCGAACAACGCCGAACATCGTGGATGACGAGTGAATCGTTGGCGGAGTTCTTAGACCCGAACGATTCTCATAAAACAGTGGAAGGGTACCATGCGCCGTTACGTGCAGTATTAATTGCCCGTAAGCCCGGAGAAGTAGTCTAA
- the cutC gene encoding copper homeostasis protein CutC codes for MPTLEICCYGLDCALAATQAGADRIELCAAPQEGGLTTSLGVLREARSQISIPVHPIVRPRSGDFCYSEQEFKIMLSDVAQIRDMGFPGVVTGILCPEGLLDKPRMQKLMTVAKGMAVTFHRAFDLCSNPYRTYHELAELGVARILTSGQQQSAEAGISLLHELTAIGTGPIIMAGAGVRLSNLPKFLDAGIKEVHSSASRQVPSAMRYCKAGVSMCSDKMADEYLRTEVDPNVVEAMQTLIRLQGDAPPTETAEHHSSRLDYFSGLTGN; via the coding sequence ATGCCGACTTTAGAAATATGCTGTTATGGATTGGATTGCGCCCTAGCTGCGACGCAGGCAGGCGCGGACCGTATTGAACTCTGTGCCGCGCCCCAAGAAGGGGGACTCACCACATCGTTAGGGGTATTGCGTGAGGCCCGTTCTCAAATTTCAATTCCCGTCCATCCAATAGTAAGACCCCGCAGCGGCGACTTTTGCTATAGCGAGCAAGAATTCAAAATTATGCTATCGGATGTGGCGCAGATCCGCGATATGGGATTTCCTGGAGTAGTGACTGGAATTCTTTGCCCTGAAGGTTTGCTCGATAAGCCGAGAATGCAAAAGCTGATGACGGTAGCAAAAGGAATGGCAGTGACCTTTCATCGTGCTTTCGACCTGTGCAGTAATCCCTATCGTACCTACCATGAATTGGCTGAGTTGGGCGTGGCACGAATCTTAACCTCAGGACAACAGCAATCTGCTGAGGCGGGAATTAGCCTTTTACATGAATTGACAGCGATAGGGACGGGACCAATCATCATGGCAGGTGCGGGTGTGCGGTTATCTAATCTCCCGAAGTTTCTAGATGCAGGGATTAAGGAAGTTCACAGCTCTGCCAGCCGGCAGGTGCCTTCAGCGATGCGCTACTGTAAAGCCGGCGTCTCGATGTGTTCAGATAAAATGGCGGATGAATATTTGCGGACCGAAGTTGATCCTAACGTAGTGGAAGCCATGCAAACCCTCATCCGTTTACAAGGTGATGCACCGCCAACAGAAACGGCAGAACATCACTCTAGCCGCTTAGACTACTTCTCCGGGCTTACGGGCAATTAA
- a CDS encoding MalY/PatB family protein: MSFNFDERVERYHTDSEKWLKYSDQDIIPLWIADTDFRVAPAIQQALADRVAQGVFGYADDQGKLAQAAAQWVEKQYHWTIDPDWVIPLSGIKPVFSLLQECLLSSEQRSICHTPIYPPFTQSARNAQRGQRLIPYPLFDEPDILSASLPALTGRERLLFICNPHNPGGKSYSRDALQQLAEYAEHYDLWVCSDEIHADLLLEPDREHIPFASLSAESSQRSITLLSAAKSFNLAGLGCAIAIIPNNMMRERVRQAVAQRMAVPNSLGLVATRAAWQQSEEWLTAQRHYLRKNRDVLVEFIQQHPALRMVVPDAGFLAWIDASGLQKADPHHWLEQHGVGLTSGKAFGDPQAVRLNFGCCRSLLEGALGRLRHAIDQA, from the coding sequence ATGTCATTTAATTTTGATGAAAGAGTCGAGCGATATCACACTGATAGTGAAAAATGGCTCAAATATAGCGATCAAGATATCATTCCATTATGGATAGCCGATACTGATTTTCGTGTAGCCCCTGCTATTCAACAAGCATTGGCTGACCGGGTTGCACAGGGGGTATTTGGCTATGCTGATGACCAAGGTAAATTGGCTCAGGCCGCGGCACAGTGGGTTGAAAAGCAATATCACTGGACAATCGATCCCGACTGGGTCATCCCCCTCTCTGGGATAAAACCTGTATTTAGTCTATTACAGGAATGCCTCCTCTCTTCCGAGCAACGCTCTATTTGCCATACGCCAATCTACCCACCTTTTACACAAAGTGCCCGCAATGCCCAGCGAGGCCAACGTTTAATCCCTTATCCATTATTTGATGAGCCTGATATTCTATCGGCCTCTCTTCCAGCGCTTACGGGGCGAGAGCGCTTGTTGTTTATCTGCAATCCGCACAACCCAGGTGGAAAAAGTTATTCACGTGATGCCTTACAACAGCTCGCAGAGTATGCTGAACATTACGACCTCTGGGTCTGCAGCGATGAGATCCATGCAGATTTATTGCTTGAACCGGATCGTGAACATATTCCTTTTGCTTCGCTGTCAGCGGAGAGCTCACAACGGTCCATCACATTACTCTCCGCAGCTAAATCATTCAATCTTGCCGGGTTAGGATGCGCTATCGCTATTATCCCTAATAACATGATGCGTGAGCGTGTCCGTCAAGCTGTTGCGCAACGAATGGCAGTACCAAACAGCTTAGGACTTGTCGCCACGCGTGCGGCGTGGCAACAGAGCGAGGAGTGGTTAACTGCTCAGCGCCATTATTTGCGAAAAAACCGTGACGTTTTGGTTGAATTTATACAACAACATCCAGCCTTACGGATGGTTGTACCCGATGCTGGATTCTTAGCCTGGATTGATGCATCAGGCTTACAAAAAGCGGATCCCCATCACTGGTTGGAACAGCATGGTGTAGGGTTAACTTCGGGTAAAGCTTTCGGCGATCCCCAAGCCGTACGGCTAAATTTTGGATGTTGCCGATCGCTGTTAGAGGGAGCCCTAGGCCGCCTACGCCACGCTATTGACCAAGCTTAA
- a CDS encoding VOC family protein, translated as MHPLFIALPELADDLSQFEQKLSAFAQQLGLNLSELTLDHISLRCHQDRTAERWAMVLSQVGSCFSDAVIGGRPIHLYRLEQPLLLLNHPIDIVELPWPGEKRYRHEGWEHVEVVLAGEPEQIGQRAMALIDDRGLVMPGISVKTRRPQAKAGTLDNTTLAITNGEITLKFHTYAIDKVVESER; from the coding sequence ATGCATCCACTCTTTATCGCTCTCCCCGAGCTAGCCGATGATCTCTCTCAGTTCGAACAAAAATTATCTGCGTTTGCACAGCAATTGGGACTTAACTTAAGTGAGTTAACGCTTGACCACATTTCGTTACGTTGTCACCAAGATCGAACAGCTGAACGTTGGGCGATGGTCCTATCACAAGTCGGTAGCTGTTTTTCCGACGCAGTGATCGGCGGGCGACCCATTCACCTTTATCGGCTAGAACAACCGTTACTGCTACTAAATCACCCTATTGATATCGTCGAGCTGCCTTGGCCGGGTGAGAAGCGTTACCGCCACGAAGGCTGGGAGCATGTTGAAGTGGTGTTGGCGGGGGAACCGGAACAAATCGGTCAACGCGCCATGGCCTTGATCGATGATCGCGGGTTAGTCATGCCGGGAATCAGTGTCAAAACCCGGCGTCCGCAAGCGAAAGCCGGGACATTGGACAATACGACGCTAGCGATTACTAACGGTGAGATTACACTCAAGTTTCATACCTATGCCATCGACAAAGTGGTAGAGAGTGAACGCTAA
- the argS gene encoding arginine--tRNA ligase, whose product MNIQALLCDKVSQAMVAAGAPADSEPLIRQSAKPQFGDYQANGIMGAAKRLGMPPRQLAEKVVEQLSLTGIANKIEIAGPGFINIFLDPQWLATEVEQALGSAQLNIAPVTPQTIVVDYSAPNVAKEMHVGHLRSTIIGDATVRTLEKLGHNVIRANHLGDWGTQFGMLIAYLEQQQADHAAEIALQDFEAFYRAAKIAYDEDEDFAVRARSYVVKLQGGDEYCLKMWRKLVDITMEQNQRNYDRLNVSLTADNVMGESLYNSMLPGIVADLKQKGLAVESEGATVVFLDEFTNKEGEPMGVIIQKKDGGYLYTTTDIACAKYRYETLKAERVIYYIDSRQHQHLMQAWTIVRKAGYVPESVPLEHHMFGMMLGKDGRPFKTRAGGTIRLADLLDEAHDRALALVKEKNPEMDPQTLDRLAEVIGIGAVKYADLSKNRTTDYVFDWDNMLSFEGNTAPYLQYAYTRVLSIFRKAGIDEQSLQGPLALTESREAALATRLLQFEETLQQVAREGTPHVLCAYLYDVAVLFSGFYEHCPVLTAEDENSRQSRLKLSALTARTLKSGLDLLGIDTVERM is encoded by the coding sequence GTGAATATTCAGGCTCTTCTCTGCGACAAAGTTAGTCAGGCTATGGTGGCTGCCGGCGCTCCCGCCGATAGCGAACCCCTCATCCGTCAATCCGCAAAGCCACAATTTGGTGATTACCAAGCTAACGGAATTATGGGTGCGGCGAAACGACTGGGTATGCCTCCTCGACAGCTTGCCGAAAAGGTGGTTGAACAACTTTCTCTAACGGGTATTGCCAACAAAATCGAGATAGCTGGTCCGGGCTTTATTAATATCTTTTTAGATCCTCAGTGGCTGGCCACTGAAGTCGAACAAGCGTTAGGCTCTGCACAGCTCAACATTGCTCCTGTCACGCCGCAAACTATTGTCGTCGATTATTCTGCGCCTAATGTTGCTAAAGAGATGCATGTCGGGCACTTACGTTCAACCATTATCGGCGATGCGACGGTACGGACGCTTGAAAAACTCGGCCATAATGTTATCCGCGCAAACCATCTCGGTGACTGGGGTACGCAGTTTGGAATGTTAATTGCCTATCTTGAACAACAGCAAGCCGATCACGCCGCAGAAATCGCTTTGCAAGATTTCGAAGCCTTCTATCGTGCCGCGAAAATTGCTTATGATGAAGATGAAGACTTTGCGGTGCGCGCCCGTAGCTACGTTGTCAAACTTCAAGGTGGTGACGAGTATTGCCTAAAAATGTGGCGTAAGTTAGTCGACATCACGATGGAACAAAACCAACGCAACTATGATCGGTTAAATGTAAGCTTAACGGCTGACAACGTGATGGGTGAGAGCCTTTACAACAGCATGTTGCCCGGAATTGTTGCTGACCTGAAACAAAAAGGATTAGCGGTTGAAAGTGAAGGCGCGACTGTCGTGTTCTTGGATGAGTTCACCAATAAAGAAGGTGAACCAATGGGCGTTATCATCCAGAAGAAAGATGGCGGATACCTCTATACCACCACCGATATTGCGTGCGCCAAGTACCGTTATGAAACGTTAAAAGCGGAGCGAGTCATTTATTATATCGACTCACGCCAGCATCAACACCTGATGCAGGCCTGGACTATTGTCCGTAAAGCGGGTTACGTACCGGAGTCTGTACCCTTAGAACACCATATGTTCGGTATGATGCTAGGTAAAGATGGGCGTCCTTTCAAGACCCGTGCTGGCGGAACGATTCGCCTGGCGGATTTATTGGATGAGGCACACGATCGTGCATTGGCACTAGTGAAAGAAAAAAATCCAGAGATGGACCCACAGACCTTGGATCGTCTGGCGGAAGTCATCGGTATTGGCGCAGTGAAATATGCTGATTTGTCTAAAAACCGTACTACCGACTACGTGTTTGATTGGGACAATATGCTCTCATTCGAGGGGAATACTGCACCTTACCTGCAATATGCTTACACCCGCGTCCTGTCTATCTTCCGTAAGGCGGGTATTGATGAGCAATCGCTTCAGGGCCCACTTGCTCTAACAGAATCCCGTGAAGCCGCTTTGGCCACTCGCCTACTGCAGTTCGAAGAGACCTTACAGCAAGTCGCTCGCGAAGGAACGCCTCACGTGCTTTGTGCTTACCTCTATGACGTAGCCGTACTCTTCTCTGGGTTCTATGAACACTGTCCGGTATTAACCGCTGAAGATGAAAATAGCCGCCAATCACGTCTCAAACTCTCCGCCTTGACGGCTAGAACCCTTAAAAGCGGCTTAGACCTGCTTGGTATTGATACCGTCGAGCGCATGTAA
- a CDS encoding GlcG/HbpS family heme-binding protein, protein MSFFNTSSSINTELAGKLIAAGEAKLQEMGIASNIAVVDSKGFLVAFLRMDGAPLPSIEHAINKGYTSALFSAATASLGKDAQPGGSLYGLNITLNQRVIVFAGGEPLIHNEQVVGAVGISGGTAEQDQQVADHVVKAFKSLGAA, encoded by the coding sequence ATGTCATTTTTTAATACCAGTTCATCAATTAATACAGAGTTGGCAGGAAAACTCATCGCGGCGGGTGAAGCGAAGCTCCAGGAAATGGGTATTGCCTCGAATATTGCAGTAGTTGATTCAAAAGGGTTTCTCGTCGCTTTTTTACGGATGGACGGCGCGCCGCTCCCCAGTATTGAACACGCTATAAACAAAGGGTATACCAGTGCATTATTTAGCGCAGCGACGGCTTCACTTGGTAAAGACGCGCAACCCGGTGGATCGCTCTATGGTCTTAATATCACATTGAACCAGAGAGTTATCGTTTTCGCTGGCGGAGAGCCACTTATCCATAACGAACAGGTGGTCGGTGCAGTCGGTATATCGGGAGGAACGGCTGAGCAAGATCAGCAAGTTGCCGATCATGTTGTGAAGGCATTTAAATCACTTGGTGCAGCTTAG
- a CDS encoding O-antigen ligase family protein encodes MTLRDGFYGISLLLLPISAFLTSTEWILGRNAMFLALGILIIQFVVNRENYNTLSTKRWLLIALAVGAVALSQCWWVMKYENKEESQLLANVNYTVTYPFLFSFSILILATSAIPRDVIYRFRFVLLMVICLAFGVKVIQGGYIYFSEKSIRANIGGISTTAAYLMTLQGLLCLYAINKIATHYKRFLIILVSILTFAIIVMTGTRSAMVIFPIILIIMALNSLAVKDYRKVLPALVVLFAMPLFISHQIRERFVELYYDISQDSVNNSTSIGSRFSMWQSGFYTAGRHPFGQSAESRLNEVTQYIEINERGNKEALRNIPYHLHNELLEIASLQGVLPAVLMLIFYFMTIMAFRKNGKNGLAIYTFTLPLFYFGVGDVLMIYPKAIVCVLSILCLYSVLSKVDNEVRS; translated from the coding sequence ATGACTCTGCGTGACGGGTTTTATGGTATTAGTCTGTTATTGCTGCCAATCAGTGCATTTTTAACCTCTACAGAATGGATATTAGGGCGAAATGCGATGTTTCTCGCGCTAGGAATTCTTATTATACAGTTCGTTGTCAATAGGGAGAATTACAACACTCTGTCTACTAAGAGGTGGCTACTTATCGCATTAGCCGTAGGAGCTGTTGCGTTGAGCCAATGCTGGTGGGTGATGAAGTATGAAAATAAAGAAGAGAGTCAGTTATTGGCTAATGTCAATTATACTGTAACTTACCCATTCCTATTCTCTTTTTCGATATTAATACTCGCCACTAGCGCAATTCCTCGAGATGTCATTTATCGCTTTCGTTTCGTATTGTTGATGGTGATCTGTTTAGCCTTTGGAGTTAAAGTTATCCAAGGAGGGTATATTTACTTTAGTGAAAAAAGTATACGGGCAAATATAGGAGGTATATCGACAACAGCCGCCTATCTGATGACGCTTCAAGGTTTATTATGTCTCTATGCCATTAATAAAATTGCGACACACTATAAGCGTTTTTTAATAATCCTAGTCAGTATATTAACCTTCGCCATTATAGTAATGACTGGAACGCGTAGCGCGATGGTAATCTTCCCTATCATCTTAATTATAATGGCTCTAAACAGCCTGGCGGTTAAGGATTATCGCAAAGTTTTACCTGCGCTAGTTGTTTTATTTGCCATGCCACTATTTATCTCACATCAGATAAGGGAGCGTTTTGTTGAGCTATATTACGACATTAGTCAAGACAGTGTTAATAATAGTACCTCTATTGGTTCTCGCTTTAGTATGTGGCAATCGGGTTTTTATACGGCGGGTCGCCACCCGTTTGGCCAAAGTGCAGAATCGCGATTAAATGAAGTTACTCAGTATATTGAGATTAATGAGAGAGGGAATAAAGAGGCTTTACGTAATATACCTTATCATTTGCATAATGAACTCTTAGAGATTGCATCATTACAAGGTGTGCTCCCTGCAGTGCTGATGCTAATTTTCTATTTCATGACTATTATGGCCTTTAGAAAAAATGGTAAAAACGGTTTAGCCATTTATACCTTTACGCTACCCCTATTTTATTTTGGTGTTGGGGATGTACTAATGATTTATCCCAAAGCAATAGTCTGCGTATTGTCGATATTATGTTTGTATAGCGTACTCAGCAAGGTAGACAACGAAGTTAGGTCTTAA
- a CDS encoding glycosyltransferase, with protein sequence MFFGQELINHQLNVSSLEEDEEFNIAYGADDEFMFGAGVSIESVIINNKDKRIHFHIFTDDISEGNKRRLLLLCQNHRVAISIYSVNTDFIRTLPSNNSWNYTIYFRLIIADYFTHKLSKILYLDADVFCNRGLSDLMSLDLKGYTVAAVRDPSITHIINIDKVFSTRFTQVGYFNSGVMLINLDEWSKYDITKKSMDILTDDSVVNTLTYYDQDAINIATCETVLFIDDRYNYIIDLNYKYKCCDNLAKKKAALFHFVGLTKPWHAWSKFYDECEPFRLAKESSPWCNEPLIKPKTKYNYKYAAKHNKYNKNFIRSFYSYIKYKISDV encoded by the coding sequence ATGTTTTTTGGTCAGGAGTTAATTAATCATCAGCTCAACGTCTCATCACTTGAAGAGGATGAGGAATTCAATATCGCTTACGGTGCAGATGATGAATTCATGTTCGGTGCTGGCGTGTCAATTGAATCGGTTATTATCAATAACAAGGATAAGAGGATTCATTTTCATATATTTACTGATGATATATCAGAGGGTAATAAAAGACGTCTTTTATTACTTTGCCAGAACCATCGAGTCGCTATCAGTATTTATAGTGTCAATACCGATTTTATCAGAACGTTACCTTCTAATAATTCTTGGAATTATACTATCTACTTCCGTTTAATAATTGCTGATTATTTTACTCATAAGCTTAGCAAGATATTATACCTTGATGCTGACGTGTTCTGTAATAGGGGGTTGAGTGATTTAATGAGTTTAGATTTGAAAGGGTATACTGTCGCGGCGGTACGGGACCCTAGCATCACTCATATTATCAATATAGACAAAGTTTTCTCTACTCGTTTTACTCAAGTCGGTTATTTTAATTCGGGAGTAATGTTGATAAATCTTGATGAGTGGAGTAAATACGATATTACTAAAAAATCAATGGATATTCTTACGGATGATAGCGTGGTTAATACGCTGACTTATTACGATCAAGATGCTATCAATATAGCAACCTGTGAAACTGTACTGTTTATCGATGATCGCTATAATTACATTATTGATCTAAATTATAAATATAAATGTTGTGACAACTTAGCAAAAAAGAAAGCCGCATTATTTCATTTTGTTGGATTAACGAAGCCATGGCATGCATGGTCTAAATTTTATGATGAATGCGAACCCTTTAGATTAGCCAAAGAGTCATCACCATGGTGTAATGAGCCATTAATTAAACCTAAAACAAAATACAATTACAAATATGCAGCCAAACATAATAAGTATAATAAGAATTTTATTCGGTCATTCTACAGCTATATAAAATATAAAATATCGGATGTGTAG